The following is a genomic window from Staphylococcus capitis subsp. capitis.
GCTATACTCAAGATACAATGGCTCAAACAATCGGACTTTCTAAAAAAACATTAGTACAAATTGAAAAAGAAAGAGTCTTACCTAACTGGACGACTTGTGTCTCAATTTGCGCGTTATTTAGAGATTCAGATGTACTCAATAGCACATTTGGTTGCGACCCATTAGAAATCGTTCAAACTATTTCTAGAAATCATTGTGCTTACCCTAATCATGCTACTACAAGTGATATTTATTGGAATACAATCGAAACGCGTAATGGATTTATTTTACAAAGTAATAAAGTAAGTAACATTTACCGAGTATTAAATGCAGATAAGCAACCAATCTTCGGTACTTCTAAATTGAGAGAGGCTGAAACTTACTTTAATAGAAATGCTAAAGAAGAATTACTACATGTATAATTAAAAGTGATAGTAGAATCTTATAATGATTTAATCACTTATTTCAGATGTATTGTCTTAATTAAACAAAATTATTTTTCTACTTAACGATGAAATTCATTTTTGATTTTCATCGTTTTATTTTTAGTAATTTGTATTTATAAGTTTTAAAAGAATGAAGTTAGGTTAATTGATGTTATAATCTAACCACAATTTCAAATTTAAATAGGGAGTTAACAATATGCACGCTTTTTTAGTGATTGCTTTTATGATGATTATAGGGGCTATAATAGGTGGTATAACAAATGTTATAGCGATACGTATGTTATTTCATCCATTTAAACCATATTATATATTTAAAATGAGAATTCCATTCACTCCAGGTTTAATTCCAAAAAGACGTGGAGAAATAGCTGAGAAAATAGGTCAAGTTATCGAAGATCATTTAATTACTGAAGAAATGATTCGTCATAAGTTAAATCAACCACAATCTCAAGAAGCAATTCAAGACTTAGTTCTTACTCAAATACAAAAGCTTAAATCTCAAGATGCAACAATTGAAAATTTTGCTCATGCATTGGACATTAATGTAACTGATTTATTAAATAATAAGGTGAAAACAACTTTGAATGACAAACTTATAAACTTTTATCAACAACATAAGCAAGAGGCATTAACAGCATGTTTGCCAGAGCAATTGTTTGTTTTAGCAGATGATAAAGTAGAAGAATTAGCTGATTTATTATGCGAGAGAGCTAGAAAATATTTGAATTCTGAAAAAGGTTCACACGATATATATGAAATGTTAGATACCTTCTTTCAGGAAAAAGGAAAAATTGTAGGTCTTCTACAAATGGTCATGACTAAAGAAAGCATCGCAGAACGTATTCAACATGAACTTATTCGATTGACTCAACATCCGAAAGCACGTGTAATTATTAATAAGATCATTCGCAATGAATATGAGACACTTAAGAATAAGCATTTAGAAGAATTAGTTAGTGATGAGCAATTTGAATCTATTTCTAAATCCACGACAGATCTTTTAATCTCATATATTGATCTTAATGGTAAAGCTCGTTTACCAATATATGAACTTGCACCTCAGTTTATTCACTTCCTTGAAAATGAAGCAGCTACTAAAATTACTCAAGTCATTGTTCATAATATTTCACGACATCTTACCAATATAATGAAAAAGATTAATTTGCGACAACTAGTAGAAGATCAAATTAATACATTTGACTTAGATTACATTGAAAAGTTAATTATAGAAATTGCCAATAAAGAATTAAAATTGATTATGTCACTAGGATTTTTACTTGGAGGAATTATTGGTTTCTTCCAAGGTGTAATTGCAATCTTTGTCTAAAGGTGACATATATGTTAAAGTTATTTGTGAGTGGTTAAAACACAAATTAACTCAAAGGAGTGCAAACAACTATGGCAGTAAATTTATACGATTATGCAAATCAATTAGAACAAGCTTTAAGAGACAGTGAAGAATATAAAGCTATTAAAGATGCATTTGCTAAAGTTAAAGAAAATGAAGAATCAAAAAAATTATTCGACGAATTCCGTGAAACTCAAATTAGTTTCCAACAAAAACAAATGCAAGGTGAAGATATTCCTGAAGAGGATTTACAAAAAGCTCAAGAACAAGCTCAAGCTATCGAAAAAGATGAAAATATCTCTGAATTAATGAATGCTGAGCAAAAAATGAGCCAAGTATTCCAAGAAATTAACCAAATCATCGTAAAACCATTAGATGAAATTTACGCTGACTAATTTTAATACTTTTCTATAAAAGTGAAAAATCATTTTAAATTTTGAATGTCTACAAAGTTACAGACTTTGTAGACATTTTTTATACATTTGTACCTTAGAATACTCTCGTTTACAAATTTATAAACGAGTTCAAAGGTGATACTTTAAAATTTGTATTAACGTCATAGTTTTGAGTAGGTATAAAATTAAAATGAATGTCTTGGTTTGTCGTCGACTGGACTCAAAGTGTTATGGTAAAATAATTTAATATAAAGTAAAGTTATTTTTCATGATACATAGCTTATTAATATATAGTCATTAGTCTGTCTTAATATCAATATTTATAATTTTTATCAACAAATGAAGTATATTCAAATTGCATTATTTCTTTTAACTTTACGGCTTTTATAAGGAGAATTAAACTTATGGTTAAATTTATACACTGTGCTGATTTACACTTAGACAGTCCCTTCAAATCTAAAAGTCATTTAAGCCCTAAAATATTTGAAGATGTACAAAAAAGTGCCTATGAAAGTTTTAAAAATATAGTAGATTTGGCATTAAAAAAAGAAGTAGATTTCATTATCATTGCTGGGGATTTATTCGATAATGAGAATAGAACATTACGTGCGGAAGTCTTTTTAAAAGAACAGTTTGAAAGATTACGTAAAGAACAAGTATTTGTATATGTATGTCATGGTAATCATGATCCTCTATCTTCAAAGATATCTTCAATTTGGCCAAACAACGTTTCAGTTTTTTCAAATCAAGTAGAAACGTATCAAGCGATCACTAAAGATGGGGAAACAATTTTTATACATGGCTTTAGTTATCAAAATGATACAAGTTATGAAAATAAAATTGATGCTTATCCATCAAGCCAAGGTCAAAAAGGGATACATATTGGTGTTTTACATGGCACGTATAGTAAATCCTCAGTCAAAGACCGTTATACAGAATTTAGGTTAGAAGACTTAAATAGTCGATTATACCACTATTGGGCGTTAGGTCATATACATGAACGTGAACAACTCAGTGATATGCCAGTAATTAACTATCCCGGTAATATTCAAGGTAGACATTTTAATGAATTAGGTGAAAAAGGTTGTTTATTAATTGAAGGAGATCATCTTAATTTAACAACACAATTTTATCCTACTCAATTTATTAAATTTGAGGAAGCAACCATTGATACTAATCATACGTCTAAACAAGAGCTATACGAAGATATACAGTCTTTCAAAGATAAAGTAAGACCTGAAGGTAAAGCTTTCTATAGATTAAATGTACGCGTAAATAGTGAAGATTTTATTGCACCACAAGACTTGGTTCAAGTTAAAGAGATGATTACAGAGTATGAAGAAAATGAAAATCAGTTTGTGTTTATAGAAGATTTAAATATTAAATATGTTCAAAGTGATGAATCACCTCTTGTAAATGAGTTCTCCTCAGATTTGTTGGAAGACACATCGGTCTTTGATTCTGCTATGACGGATTTATACTTAAATCCTCGTGCATCTAAATTCTTAGATGATTATACAGAATTTGATAAAACCGAATTAATTAATCATGCTGAAAGTCTTTTAAAAGATGATATGAGAGGTGAACAAAATGATAATTAAATCACTAGAAATTTATGGATACGGTCAATTTGTTCAACGTAAGATAGACTTTAATAAAGGTTTTACTGAAATTTTTGGTGAAAATGAAGCAGGAAAATCAACGATTCAAGCATTTATACATTCAATTTTATTCGGTTTTCCTACTAAAAAATCTAGAGAACCTCGTTTGGAACCTAGGTTAGGAAATCAATATGGTGGTAAATTAGCTTTAATATTTGACGATGGTACTGAAGCTGAAGTTGAGAGAATTAAAGGTAGCGCTCAAGGTGATGTCAAAGTTTACCTCTCAGATGGTTCTACACGCGACGAGTCATGGCTAAATAAGAAACTCAATTACATTACAAAGAAAACGTATCAAGGTATATTCTCTTTCAACGTTTTAGGGTTACAAGATATTCATCGGAATTTAGATGAAAAACAATTACAAGATTACTTATTACAAGCAGGTGCTTTAGGTTCAACTGAATTCACTAGCATGAGAGATACCATAGGACAAAAGAAAGAAGAATTGTATAAAAAGTCTGGTAAAAATCCAATTATTAACCAACAAATCGAACAACTCAAGCATCTTGAAAGCCAGATACGTGAAGAAGAAAGTAAATTAGACACATATCATCGCTTAGTAGATGAGAGAGATAAATCTTCTCGCAGATTAGAACATTTAAAACAAAATTTAAATCAGTTATCCAAGATGCATGAAGCTAAACAAAAAGAGGTTGCACTGCATGATCAAACGCAAGAATGGAAAGGATTAGAACAAGTTCTAAATATCGAACCTCTAAAATTTCCTGAAAAAGGTATAGACCGTTATGAGACTGCTAAGTCGTTTCAACAATCACTTGAAAAGGATATTGGTCTTAAAGAAGAACGTTTAGCTCAACTTAAGCAAGAAGCTAAAAATATCTTTCCAGTAGAAACTAAAGATATTGATGCAATTAATTCCTTATATCAACAAGAAAATGAAATTAAACAAAAAGAATATGAGTTGCGTTCAGTTGAAAAAGATATCTCTGATAAACAAAGAGAACAAGAAAGTTTACAAAACACTATTGGGTGGAATGAACCACATCATGAAGTAGATAGTTCTGAAGCTATGAAAAGTCATGTAAGTGAGCAAATTCGTGGTAAGCAAGAACAAAATGCTTATATTTTACAACTAGAACGTGGTCTTGAAGATAATAAAATTGAACGTAATTCAAATAGTAATGAACTTGATCAACTAGAGAATGAATTAGTTCCTGAGGAAACTTTTGAAAAGAAAAAGGAATATTCACAGCAGGTATTAGAATTACACGAAAAAGAAAACTTATATGAAAAATTAAAAGAATCATTTGAAGAAGAACAAATTCGTAAAAATCAACGTCAAAAATTACTTAGACTTGCATTTATTGCTTTAGCTATCATAGGTGCGGCATTAACTGTATTTTCATTTGTAACGACTAACATGATTTTTGGTATTGTCTTTGCGATTCTAACCGTCATCTTTATTGTAGGTATCTTCTTAGCAAAAACTAAAGATGTTGATTATGGTGTAGCAATGAACCAAGAAATTAATGACTTGGAAAGTCAACTTGAACATTTAGAAAGCAACTACAATTTAGATTTTGATTTAGATCATCAACATCGCATTCGTGAGCAATGGCAAAATGCTATTAAAGCAAAAGAAATGTTAGATGAAAAGAATGCATATTTAAATAAATCAATGGATGAGGCGCAAAATCGTTTAGATTCATTATCAGATAATATTAACAACGTGAAGAAAGAATTATATTTATCTCCTAAGATATCTGATGAA
Proteins encoded in this region:
- a CDS encoding YlbF/YmcA family competence regulator gives rise to the protein MAVNLYDYANQLEQALRDSEEYKAIKDAFAKVKENEESKKLFDEFRETQISFQQKQMQGEDIPEEDLQKAQEQAQAIEKDENISELMNAEQKMSQVFQEINQIIVKPLDEIYAD
- a CDS encoding helix-turn-helix transcriptional regulator, translating into MDRQSFTDLIQTKFKMVRIEAGYTQDTMAQTIGLSKKTLVQIEKERVLPNWTTCVSICALFRDSDVLNSTFGCDPLEIVQTISRNHCAYPNHATTSDIYWNTIETRNGFILQSNKVSNIYRVLNADKQPIFGTSKLREAETYFNRNAKEELLHV
- a CDS encoding DNA repair exonuclease, with protein sequence MVKFIHCADLHLDSPFKSKSHLSPKIFEDVQKSAYESFKNIVDLALKKEVDFIIIAGDLFDNENRTLRAEVFLKEQFERLRKEQVFVYVCHGNHDPLSSKISSIWPNNVSVFSNQVETYQAITKDGETIFIHGFSYQNDTSYENKIDAYPSSQGQKGIHIGVLHGTYSKSSVKDRYTEFRLEDLNSRLYHYWALGHIHEREQLSDMPVINYPGNIQGRHFNELGEKGCLLIEGDHLNLTTQFYPTQFIKFEEATIDTNHTSKQELYEDIQSFKDKVRPEGKAFYRLNVRVNSEDFIAPQDLVQVKEMITEYEENENQFVFIEDLNIKYVQSDESPLVNEFSSDLLEDTSVFDSAMTDLYLNPRASKFLDDYTEFDKTELINHAESLLKDDMRGEQNDN
- a CDS encoding AAA family ATPase; amino-acid sequence: MIIKSLEIYGYGQFVQRKIDFNKGFTEIFGENEAGKSTIQAFIHSILFGFPTKKSREPRLEPRLGNQYGGKLALIFDDGTEAEVERIKGSAQGDVKVYLSDGSTRDESWLNKKLNYITKKTYQGIFSFNVLGLQDIHRNLDEKQLQDYLLQAGALGSTEFTSMRDTIGQKKEELYKKSGKNPIINQQIEQLKHLESQIREEESKLDTYHRLVDERDKSSRRLEHLKQNLNQLSKMHEAKQKEVALHDQTQEWKGLEQVLNIEPLKFPEKGIDRYETAKSFQQSLEKDIGLKEERLAQLKQEAKNIFPVETKDIDAINSLYQQENEIKQKEYELRSVEKDISDKQREQESLQNTIGWNEPHHEVDSSEAMKSHVSEQIRGKQEQNAYILQLERGLEDNKIERNSNSNELDQLENELVPEETFEKKKEYSQQVLELHEKENLYEKLKESFEEEQIRKNQRQKLLRLAFIALAIIGAALTVFSFVTTNMIFGIVFAILTVIFIVGIFLAKTKDVDYGVAMNQEINDLESQLEHLESNYNLDFDLDHQHRIREQWQNAIKAKEMLDEKNAYLNKSMDEAQNRLDSLSDNINNVKKELYLSPKISDELIVESITSMSNIKSHDNYVKELNHKRSQLMDEINQFYKHAKDVTSPHFSHFNTMSFFHDVNQWLKNAKDNNDNWHKNQEETQLLTNELKHLKSRLSENKNIIKELFDFVNVEDEESYYSHHQDYETYHSNLNRFNDLTQYLENQNYSYEMSSKLSEKTTAQLDEEDDTLARQVDQYNDQYLNMQAEVSDLTAQINHMETDSTLAQLRHEYYSLKNRLNDIAKDWTSLSYLQNLVEEHIKQIKDKRLPQVIQEAVSIFKYLTNGAYTMINYTGDDSIHVKHDNGQVFEPVELSQSTKELLYVALRISLIKVLKPYYPFPIIVDDAFVHFDKHRKERMLNYLRELSQNYQVLYFTCTKDNIIPSKEMIILNKLEEGGKK
- a CDS encoding DUF445 family protein, whose translation is MHAFLVIAFMMIIGAIIGGITNVIAIRMLFHPFKPYYIFKMRIPFTPGLIPKRRGEIAEKIGQVIEDHLITEEMIRHKLNQPQSQEAIQDLVLTQIQKLKSQDATIENFAHALDINVTDLLNNKVKTTLNDKLINFYQQHKQEALTACLPEQLFVLADDKVEELADLLCERARKYLNSEKGSHDIYEMLDTFFQEKGKIVGLLQMVMTKESIAERIQHELIRLTQHPKARVIINKIIRNEYETLKNKHLEELVSDEQFESISKSTTDLLISYIDLNGKARLPIYELAPQFIHFLENEAATKITQVIVHNISRHLTNIMKKINLRQLVEDQINTFDLDYIEKLIIEIANKELKLIMSLGFLLGGIIGFFQGVIAIFV